In Anabrus simplex isolate iqAnaSimp1 chromosome 4, ASM4041472v1, whole genome shotgun sequence, a single genomic region encodes these proteins:
- the LOC136872406 gene encoding hemolymph lipopolysaccharide-binding protein, which translates to MLAFGMILLMVGSSLQDQCSRMIQLSISTSRNQTGHWHTYVMWDQLPSQSLEFDNKEIAPTSLDLIQRVRGCSTIETLSMETRLVTPPPRAGLGYFSVTGVGRYKFNSTAVPWETARKTCSDEGGHLAVIRSKQQQDFLKALFARHPSIEKTTWTGAAWLGFTDQYSEGDFITVLGESYAEIGYSNWESGRPNNHVYEGFKEDSDCGALLRSGLVIDLPCSAKYAFICEQDL; encoded by the coding sequence ATGTTGGCGTTTGGAATGATACTCTTGATGGTGGGTAGCTCACTGCAGGACCAATGCTCCAGAATGATTCAGCTGTCCATTTCCACTAGTAGAAACCAGACTGGTCACTGGCACACTTACGTCATGTGGGACCAATTACCGTCACAGTCTCTAGAGTTCGACAACAAGGAAATAGCACCTACGTCTCTTGATCTAATTCAGCGAGTGCGAGGATGTTCGACCATCGAAACTCTCTCTATGGAGACAAGACTGGTGACGCCGCCGCCGCGAGCTGGTCTGGGTTATTTCTCGGTAACTGGTGTGGGACGTTACAAGTTCAATAGTACAGCTGTTCCTTGGGAGACGGCTCGTAAGACCTGCTCTGATGAGGGAGGCCACCTAGCAGTGATTCGCTCAAAACAGCAACAGGATTTTCTGAAGGCGCTGTTCGCGCGGCACCCTAGCATCGAGAAGACGACGTGGACCGGCGCGGCGTGGCTTGGTTTCACTGATCAGTATTCAGAAGGGGATTTTATTACTGTGCTTGGAGAGTCTTACGCCGAGATAGGCTACTCTAACTGGGAGTCTGGGAGACCAAATAACCATGTGTATGAGGGCTTCAAGGAAGATTCGGACTGCGGGGCACTACTTCGTTCTGGTTTAGTAATAGACCTCCCCTGCAGTGCCAAATATGCCTTTATTTGTGAGCAAGACTTATGA